The nucleotide window GAGCGGGGTTGATGGCGGATCCTGCGCATCGGATGTACGATGATGGGACGCATGGTGACCTGGTGGCGGGGGACACGGTGTACACGTTGGTGTGTTTTTATTCGCCGGATTCGAATGATGTGGTGGGTCAGGAGTTCAAGTTTGGGGTAGGCGGAGGAGACAATGAGGGTGGTTATGGGAATAACCACATTGAGAACATCGATGACAGTGTGCCTGCGTCCATGATTGCGTCGCAGTTTGGGAGCATCGATCCGGTGTTTTACAGTGCGTGGGATTATGACAATCAGCGGCCGCGGACGGGGGTGGAGGTGGTGAGCCGGGAGGTGCCGAGGGAGTATCGGTTAGGGAACTATCCGAATCCGTTTAATCCGGAGACGGAGGTACGGTACCAGGTGGTGCGTGGTGGTCGTGTGCGGGTGGAGGTGTACAATCTGTTGGGGGTGCGGGTAGCGACATTGGTGGATGAGGAGCAGGTGCCAGGGGTGTACCGTGTGAGGTGGGATGGTCGGGATGAGGTGGGGCGTCAGGTGGTGAGTGGGGTGTATGTGTGTCGGATGGAGGCGGGCCAGGTGGTGAGGACGGCCAAGATGGTGTTGGTGCGGTAAGGGGCCGCTGCTCAGCACAGAAGTAGAGGTACCTGAGGGGAGAAAGCCTCGCTGCTTTCTCCCCTCTTCGCAATGGCACCATGCGCGGTGAGGATTTCACCGGAAGCGGGCGTGAAAAGGGCAAAGAGATCCATAGGCTTTTTGTTCGCTTTGGCGTTCTACGCCCAGCAAGTGGAGGCTCAGGGCATTGTCAACGTTACGTTCCGCCACTACCCCACTTCGGCGAGGGTGGTGCGGGCCTTTGTGCCTGGAACGTTCAACAATTGGGGCCCCAATAGCAATGGTCGCATCTACCCCAATGCGCCTTCCCAAATGGAATACGTGGACTCCTTGGGTTTCTACGTGAAGAGAATCGCCCTGACCGTAGGAACCACGCAGCAGTACAAGTTCCACGAGCACTATGATCCATCGGGCGCACAGTGGCAATGGTTCACCGATCCTCTCAATCGACGCATCAACTATGCCGACAACAACAACTCCGTTCTTCCCGTGCAGCCGGCCATGGTGTTTGAGCTGTGGCCGCCCGAGGGTGCGGTCTTGAGTGGTCAGGCGCCCACCATTGTTGCGGCCATATGCGTGAGCGAAGGGGACTCCCTTCTTGCTGACCAATCTACGGTGACCGTCGACGGGCGCGTGTGGAGCGACTTTACGGGGAAAATGGTTGAGGGACTCTCTCTGCTGCGCTGTTCCCTGCCTTCGCTTGGGAGCGGGGTGCATACGGTGTTAGTGACTGTGCGAACCAGGGATGGCAGTGTAGCATGTGATTCTACTTCGTTTACTTATATAGCTGGTGCGGTGTACTTCGAGACGCCATCCACAGACAGCTGTTGGGCCGCAGCCCGTACCATACGCTGGCGCACTGCCCCGGGAGTCGCGGCGCGGTCGGTCACGCTCTATCAGATCGGCAGCCACCCCCTGGTGTTTCAACCCTCTGCCTCCGGCGAATACCAATGGACGGTGAACCTCCGCTCTGGGGAGAACCAGTTTGTCGCTTCTGTCACAGACACGGCAGGCTTGACCGCGAACTCGGATACCCTGCGTCTTCGCTACCCATTGCCGCAGGTGCCGCAGCCAGAGATAGTATTCGCCCAGGTGGGGCGCAAGGTGCGCGTGGCAGGCAGGGGCAACGACCCCCAGGGGGCGCCCGTGAGTTATCTGTGGTCCTGCCAGGACACCAATCCCGCGACATTGGCGGGCGTGGAGGGGCGCACCGATTCGACGTTCGATCTGGACATTCCGCCGATCCCTGGCGATTATTCCCTGAAACTGACCGCAACTGACCCAGATGGACATGCCAACTCCACAGTCAACTTTTTCACTGTGCTCAACGACTCGCAAGTGGTGATCCCAGCGCTGTCGACTGTTCCCAGCTGGGTGACACACGGACGGGTCTACTGCATGTTCGTGCGCTCATTTACACCACAGGGGACCTTGCGCGCCGCGGCAGACAATTTGGACCATGTGCGACGCATGGGTTTCAATGTCATCTGGGTGCTGCCGGTCATGGATGTAGAAGGTACCCTTGACCAAGGGACCAACATCGGGTACAACATCGTCGATTTCTACCGCATTGAGCCGGTGTACGGCACTGAGGACGATTTTCGATACTTTGTACGGAGAGCCCATGAGTTAGGGATACGGGTGATTCTGGACGTCACCCCCAACCACACCAGCAGGTCACACCCATTTGCATTGGACGTGCGCACCAAGAAGCGATTCAGCAGGTACTACGATTTCTACCAACACACCATCATCCCCCACGATGACAACGGTCTTGGGCAGAGTGTGTCCGCCGATGGGATCGTGTACTACTCCGGCTTCTCGGATGCCTTGCTCAACTGGAACTGGGCCGACGAGGAGGCGAGGCGGTACATGCTGGAAGTGTACACCTACTGGCTGCGCACGTACGACATCGATGGCTTTCGCCTTGATGTCTATTGGGGGCCACATCGTCGCTACGGGCGTAGTGCATTCGACGAGCCCTTGCGGCGGGCTCTCCGGGCTGCCAAGGCCGATATCATGATCCTCGGCGAGACGAACGGCACGGGCAGCGGCTCCGAGGTGCAATATGCCGACCTGGGCGGCGGGATGGACGTGGGTTACGATTGGATCCTCAGCGGTGCCGTCGACCGTTTCCCGGCCATTGCCACGCTTGACGCTCGTCTGTACAACGGCGGATACCGCCCAGGTCCCAACTCGCTTTTCTTGCGTTTTCTCGAAAATCAGGACGAAGACCGGGTTGCCTACCGTTACAACAGCATCGAAAAGACGGTCCCCGTTGCGACAGCCATTTTCTTGGCGACTGGGCTGCCGCTGCTTTACCAGGGGCAGGAAGTGGGCATGGGCTATGGGATG belongs to candidate division KSB1 bacterium and includes:
- a CDS encoding alpha-amylase family glycosyl hydrolase, encoding MKRAKRSIGFLFALAFYAQQVEAQGIVNVTFRHYPTSARVVRAFVPGTFNNWGPNSNGRIYPNAPSQMEYVDSLGFYVKRIALTVGTTQQYKFHEHYDPSGAQWQWFTDPLNRRINYADNNNSVLPVQPAMVFELWPPEGAVLSGQAPTIVAAICVSEGDSLLADQSTVTVDGRVWSDFTGKMVEGLSLLRCSLPSLGSGVHTVLVTVRTRDGSVACDSTSFTYIAGAVYFETPSTDSCWAAARTIRWRTAPGVAARSVTLYQIGSHPLVFQPSASGEYQWTVNLRSGENQFVASVTDTAGLTANSDTLRLRYPLPQVPQPEIVFAQVGRKVRVAGRGNDPQGAPVSYLWSCQDTNPATLAGVEGRTDSTFDLDIPPIPGDYSLKLTATDPDGHANSTVNFFTVLNDSQVVIPALSTVPSWVTHGRVYCMFVRSFTPQGTLRAAADNLDHVRRMGFNVIWVLPVMDVEGTLDQGTNIGYNIVDFYRIEPVYGTEDDFRYFVRRAHELGIRVILDVTPNHTSRSHPFALDVRTKKRFSRYYDFYQHTIIPHDDNGLGQSVSADGIVYYSGFSDALLNWNWADEEARRYMLEVYTYWLRTYDIDGFRLDVYWGPHRRYGRSAFDEPLRRALRAAKADIMILGETNGTGSGSEVQYADLGGGMDVGYDWILSGAVDRFPAIATLDARLYNGGYRPGPNSLFLRFLENQDEDRVAYRYNSIEKTVPVATAIFLATGLPLLYQGQEVGMGYGMSGSRDYRVRSTVNWQNPAGQVLARHYQKLAHIRAQFPAFSRQFEDTNGDYRIDGADRSVQVRLSTTAPEVYAFGRPWKDQNGVVIMNFSGTPISCAVAVQPASWAEFSQDFSLSASYFLNDLYYGGSALMPGALLDTLQVSLSPYGVAVFTISTFEQPLQLPELTVAVPRLTLEQDLRRAELAQNYPNPFNGATVLHYRLPVDGTVRVDVLDVCGRKVKTLVDCLQQAGEQEVCWDGADEGGAQAPSGIYFVRLIAAGEVHVRKVLRVR